The following coding sequences lie in one Deltaproteobacteria bacterium genomic window:
- a CDS encoding 2-oxoacid:acceptor oxidoreductase subunit alpha — MSSGVKPGKYFVQGDEAIAEGAIAAGCRFFAGYPITPCSETSETMARRLPEVGGVCLQMEDELASIHAVGGASVGGLKAMTISSGPGISLKLEGLGWGIKNEIPYVVVDVQRAGPSNGVATRVGQGDFYTIRYGSAGGNSSIIALSPKSTQEAFDLTIECFNLAEIFRCPVFLLADETVGHTRELLLIPEESELKVVKRVKPTVPPEQFLMYPLDTPGVINYPFPNIGEGYGICVSPYTHNSKGYASTAQDMQEKMAKRLVFKVTENLDKLVRVEKQKMEDAEFAVVAYGGNARPAIAAVEMAREQGMKVGFFRPIIVWPFPDGEVLKVAEKVKNILVCELNIDGQLSREVARASKGKAEVYLLGSGGVEPHLPAQIFNEIRRLYP; from the coding sequence ATGTCATCAGGAGTCAAACCGGGGAAATATTTCGTCCAGGGCGATGAAGCCATTGCCGAAGGAGCCATCGCCGCTGGTTGCCGTTTCTTTGCCGGCTATCCCATTACCCCCTGTTCGGAAACTTCGGAGACTATGGCCCGGCGCCTACCCGAAGTAGGCGGAGTCTGCCTGCAGATGGAAGACGAACTGGCCTCGATTCATGCCGTGGGGGGGGCTTCGGTAGGCGGGTTGAAGGCTATGACCATTTCCTCCGGCCCGGGAATCAGTTTGAAATTGGAAGGTCTGGGCTGGGGGATTAAGAACGAGATTCCCTATGTGGTGGTCGATGTCCAGCGCGCCGGCCCGAGCAACGGCGTGGCGACCCGCGTGGGCCAGGGAGACTTCTACACTATCCGTTATGGCTCGGCAGGAGGGAATAGCTCCATTATCGCCCTCTCCCCCAAATCCACCCAAGAAGCTTTTGACTTGACCATTGAATGCTTCAACCTTGCCGAGATTTTTCGCTGCCCGGTCTTTTTACTTGCCGATGAAACGGTAGGACATACCCGGGAGCTTTTGCTCATTCCCGAAGAATCGGAACTAAAGGTGGTGAAGAGGGTTAAGCCTACGGTTCCGCCGGAACAATTCCTTATGTATCCCCTGGATACGCCGGGAGTCATCAACTACCCCTTCCCCAATATCGGAGAAGGTTACGGGATATGCGTTTCGCCCTATACCCATAACTCCAAAGGGTACGCCAGCACTGCCCAGGATATGCAAGAAAAGATGGCCAAACGTTTGGTCTTCAAAGTTACCGAGAATCTAGATAAATTGGTGCGGGTGGAAAAACAAAAAATGGAGGATGCGGAATTCGCTGTTGTGGCTTACGGCGGAAATGCCCGCCCGGCCATTGCTGCGGTAGAGATGGCCCGGGAGCAAGGGATGAAGGTGGGATTTTTCCGGCCAATCATCGTCTGGCCTTTCCCCGACGGGGAAGTCCTCAAAGTTGCGGAGAAGGTAAAGAATATTTTGGTCTGCGAGCTGAACATAGATGGGCAGCTCTCCCGGGAAGTTGCCCGGGCGTCCAAAGGAAAGGCCGAGGTTTACCTTCTGGGTTCCGGAGGCGTGGAGCCGCATCTTCCGGCGCAGATATTCAATGAGATAAGGAGGCTTTACCCATGA
- a CDS encoding ferredoxin family protein, with protein sequence MAITIVKDFCKGCGFCIAYCPKKVYDLSTEMNKKGYYLPSPVRIEDCTECGLCDFYCPDFAILLEKTKKKSKSKRKEDR encoded by the coding sequence ATGGCCATTACCATCGTAAAAGACTTTTGCAAGGGGTGCGGGTTTTGCATCGCCTATTGCCCCAAGAAAGTCTATGATCTTTCTACCGAGATGAACAAGAAAGGGTATTATCTGCCCAGTCCGGTGCGCATCGAAGATTGTACCGAGTGCGGCCTTTGTGACTTTTACTGCCCTGATTTTGCGATCCTGCTGGAAAAAACCAAAAAGAAAAGTAAATCCAAGAGAAAGGAGGACCGCTGA
- a CDS encoding ASKHA domain-containing protein — MDKKKVTVLFQPSGRRGLVEKGKTLLQAAHELGVSIESVCGGKHTCGKCKVRIEEGIFEGGSLKSRRENLSFFPPEENKFIEEKEREKGYRLACVAKLQGDVLINVPEESRAVQQTIRKDAHQTTTKLNPGVKSYYVELTPPTLKEALGDFERLQQKLAINYGLRDLTADVSSLQTLPRILRASNWKITTFVWMDREILGIQPGKVEDFYGLAVDIGTTTVAVYLCNLNNGQVVATESMMNPQVIFGEDVMTRITYAMNDQDKGLKRLQEAIIEGMNRLAQSAGRSAGIMPEEILEMVVVGNTAMHHIFLGIDLQYLGLSPFAPAVHHSLDIKARDLGLKIHPAANVHLLPIEAGFVGADNVGVLISEEPYSKEEIALIIDVGTNGELLLGNKQRLLCASCATGPAFEGAHIKFGMRAAPGTIERVRIDPDTLEVRYKVIGLEKWSDECPPAEIQARGICGSGIIEVVAEMFRAGVLERNGRINNSITSGRIRKTDKESEFIIARAEETAIGREITISTADIRAVQLAKGALYAGAKILMKMLGVKHLEEVILAGGFGSYIDSQRAMILGMFPDCDLQKVFSVGNAAGDGACLALLNREKRTEADRMARQVEYIELTTHPDFTEEFVNAMSIPHMKDDFPHLQDLLQSRSFPPSK, encoded by the coding sequence TTGGATAAGAAAAAAGTCACCGTTCTTTTTCAGCCTTCAGGCCGGCGAGGACTGGTTGAGAAAGGAAAGACTCTCCTTCAGGCTGCCCACGAACTGGGTGTCTCTATTGAATCGGTTTGTGGGGGGAAACACACCTGCGGGAAATGTAAGGTTCGGATAGAAGAAGGCATCTTCGAAGGTGGTTCTTTAAAATCGCGCAGGGAAAATCTTTCTTTCTTTCCGCCAGAAGAAAATAAATTTATCGAAGAGAAAGAGCGAGAAAAAGGATACCGCCTGGCCTGTGTTGCTAAACTGCAAGGAGATGTCCTAATCAATGTGCCCGAGGAAAGCCGGGCCGTCCAACAAACTATCCGGAAGGATGCTCACCAAACTACTACCAAGTTAAACCCTGGGGTGAAAAGTTATTATGTTGAGTTAACCCCCCCGACTTTAAAAGAAGCTCTGGGAGATTTTGAGCGCCTCCAACAAAAGCTGGCAATCAATTACGGCCTCAGAGATCTTACCGCAGATGTCTCGTCTCTTCAAACCCTTCCACGGATATTGAGGGCGAGTAACTGGAAAATTACGACTTTCGTTTGGATGGATCGAGAAATTCTGGGTATCCAGCCGGGAAAGGTAGAGGATTTTTACGGATTGGCCGTTGACATCGGTACAACCACGGTCGCCGTTTATCTTTGCAATTTGAATAATGGGCAGGTCGTAGCAACCGAATCGATGATGAACCCACAGGTGATATTTGGCGAAGATGTAATGACCCGGATTACCTATGCCATGAACGATCAAGACAAGGGGTTAAAGCGCCTGCAGGAAGCAATCATTGAGGGAATGAATAGGCTGGCCCAATCCGCAGGCAGGTCTGCGGGGATTATGCCGGAGGAGATTCTGGAGATGGTCGTGGTGGGGAACACGGCCATGCATCATATTTTTTTGGGAATTGACCTACAATATTTAGGTTTGTCTCCTTTTGCTCCGGCAGTCCATCACTCCTTAGATATCAAAGCCCGCGACCTGGGGCTGAAGATTCATCCGGCAGCGAATGTCCACCTGCTACCCATAGAAGCAGGGTTCGTGGGAGCGGACAACGTGGGGGTTCTTATCTCCGAGGAACCCTATTCCAAGGAGGAGATAGCCCTGATCATCGACGTAGGTACGAACGGAGAACTCCTCCTGGGGAATAAGCAACGACTTCTCTGCGCCTCTTGCGCCACCGGACCTGCCTTTGAGGGAGCCCATATAAAATTTGGGATGCGGGCTGCGCCTGGCACAATCGAACGGGTGCGCATCGATCCCGATACCCTGGAGGTAAGGTATAAAGTCATCGGCCTGGAAAAATGGAGCGATGAATGTCCACCTGCAGAAATCCAGGCCAGGGGAATTTGCGGCTCAGGAATCATTGAGGTTGTAGCAGAGATGTTCAGGGCCGGAGTGTTGGAAAGGAATGGGCGGATCAACAACAGCATAACCAGCGGCCGTATAAGGAAAACAGATAAAGAAAGCGAGTTCATCATCGCCCGAGCCGAGGAGACTGCAATTGGCCGGGAGATCACGATTTCAACCGCCGACATCCGAGCCGTGCAGCTGGCCAAGGGGGCTCTTTATGCCGGGGCCAAGATCCTAATGAAGATGTTGGGCGTTAAACACCTGGAGGAGGTCATCCTGGCCGGAGGATTCGGTAGTTACATCGATTCCCAAAGGGCTATGATTTTAGGGATGTTCCCAGACTGTGACTTGCAAAAGGTTTTTTCCGTGGGCAACGCCGCCGGAGACGGGGCCTGTTTAGCCTTACTGAACCGGGAGAAGAGAACGGAGGCCGACCGCATGGCCCGGCAAGTTGAGTACATCGAGCTTACCACTCATCCGGATTTCACCGAAGAATTCGTCAACGCCATGTCCATCCCGCACATGAAAGATGATTTTCCTCACTTGCAAGATCTTTTGCAGTCAAGGAGTTTTCCTCCTAGCAAATAG
- a CDS encoding Lin0512 family protein: MALRKFVIEVGMGVDQHGQDNTRAAEKAVQDAIHRSCLCGLREVAGLKNPDDIFVEVLIGCPNPESVDKERVLKVLPFGQKTIEVHQGGLLGKTLFVPELGDKTDEMIVANAIVTVYVP; this comes from the coding sequence ATGGCGCTAAGAAAGTTCGTTATTGAGGTAGGGATGGGGGTTGACCAACACGGCCAGGATAATACTCGCGCCGCCGAAAAAGCGGTTCAAGATGCCATCCACCGGAGTTGCCTTTGCGGTTTGAGGGAAGTCGCCGGCTTAAAAAATCCTGATGACATATTTGTGGAGGTGTTGATCGGCTGCCCGAACCCAGAGTCCGTGGATAAGGAGCGGGTACTGAAGGTCCTTCCTTTTGGACAGAAAACGATCGAAGTACACCAGGGCGGTCTATTGGGGAAGACCCTATTCGTTCCCGAGCTCGGCGATAAGACGGACGAGATGATCGTGGCCAACGCCATCGTAACCGTTTACGTTCCCTAA
- a CDS encoding CbbQ/NirQ/NorQ/GpvN family protein codes for MSKGIEKAFEEYRILKEPYYLPIGDEVQIFISAYNARLPVLLKGPTGCGKTRFVEYMTYFLGKEMGISFPLITVACHEDLTGSDLVGRYLLKGEETIWVDGPLAQAVKNGAICYLDEIVEARKDTTVLIHPLADHRRILPVEKKGQMIEAHENFLLVISYNPGYQSVLKNLKHSTRQRFVAIEFRYPPREMEAKIIAHESGVSFDMANDLAKLGEKVRNLRDQGLEEGVSTRLLIYTGLLITQEIEPRRACEVAVAQAVTDDSEMVQGIREVINSIFP; via the coding sequence ATGAGTAAAGGAATCGAAAAAGCTTTTGAAGAGTATCGCATTCTTAAAGAACCTTATTATTTGCCCATCGGCGATGAAGTGCAAATTTTTATTTCGGCCTATAACGCCCGGCTGCCAGTTCTGCTCAAAGGCCCTACCGGATGCGGCAAAACTCGGTTCGTCGAATACATGACGTACTTCCTGGGCAAGGAGATGGGAATTTCCTTCCCTTTGATTACGGTGGCCTGTCATGAAGATTTAACCGGCTCCGACCTGGTGGGTAGGTACTTGCTCAAAGGGGAAGAGACGATATGGGTTGACGGGCCTTTGGCTCAAGCCGTGAAGAACGGGGCCATCTGCTACCTGGATGAGATCGTGGAAGCTCGCAAGGACACCACGGTCCTCATCCATCCTTTGGCCGACCATCGGCGGATTCTGCCTGTGGAGAAAAAGGGGCAAATGATCGAAGCCCATGAAAATTTTCTCCTGGTCATATCCTATAACCCCGGCTATCAAAGCGTTCTGAAAAACTTGAAACACAGTACCCGCCAGCGTTTTGTGGCCATTGAATTTCGTTACCCCCCCAGGGAAATGGAAGCCAAAATCATTGCTCATGAAAGCGGGGTAAGCTTTGATATGGCCAACGACCTGGCCAAGCTCGGGGAAAAAGTACGTAATTTGCGGGACCAAGGGTTGGAAGAAGGGGTGTCCACTCGTCTTTTGATTTATACCGGATTGCTCATTACTCAGGAAATCGAACCGCGCCGAGCTTGTGAGGTGGCTGTGGCCCAGGCGGTGACCGATGATTCTGAAATGGTGCAAGGGATCCGGGAAGTTATCAACTCGATATTTCCGTAA